One Armatimonadota bacterium DNA window includes the following coding sequences:
- a CDS encoding phage holin family protein, translated as MKTILKWIVMAVAVYAAFWIGEKIGLDMRPSEKWQENLLVALLLGLVNAFVAPIVKLLTIPINCMTFGIAGLIINVLLFWMVFAVSPFDFKIGNFWAALFASIMVTVINGILKSILGFDDEKKQ; from the coding sequence TTGAAAACCATTCTAAAGTGGATCGTAATGGCCGTTGCCGTCTACGCCGCATTCTGGATCGGGGAGAAGATCGGCCTCGACATGCGGCCCAGCGAAAAGTGGCAGGAAAACTTACTGGTCGCTTTGCTTTTGGGATTGGTCAACGCGTTCGTTGCGCCCATTGTCAAACTGCTAACTATACCGATCAACTGCATGACTTTCGGCATCGCGGGATTGATCATCAACGTGCTGCTCTTTTGGATGGTGTTCGCCGTGAGCCCGTTCGATTTCAAGATCGGCAACTTTTGGGCTGCGCTGTTTGCCTCGATCATGGTTACCGTGATCAACGGCATCCTGAAGAGCATTCTCGGATTCGACGACGAAAAGAAACAATAG
- the rapZ gene encoding RNase adapter RapZ, translating to MPKKSAATISGGLVVTGVSGAGKTAALHVLEDLGYYCIDNLPPALLASLTVSATDKTGIAVVVDTRSGSDLDRSPDILAQCRALGIEWKVLFLDCADDILLRRFKETRRPHPLAAEQPDILKAIELERDRLAPLRSISNLVIDTSTLSLQKLREIMLAFLSPTSALHPLRARIVSFGFKHGLPLDADLIFDVRFLSNPYYEPKLSALNGTHDSVVKFVMKDPRSRALLDKLIDLLNFTLPEYEREGKAYLTIAVGCTGGRHRSVVIADKLKKHIDERGYPVTVEHRDADMDGR from the coding sequence ATGCCAAAGAAGTCGGCGGCGACAATATCGGGCGGTCTGGTTGTAACGGGCGTCTCTGGAGCGGGCAAAACAGCCGCGCTGCACGTGTTGGAAGACCTGGGCTATTACTGCATCGATAACCTCCCGCCCGCGCTGCTGGCCTCTTTGACCGTAAGCGCAACCGACAAGACAGGAATCGCCGTCGTGGTGGACACGCGCAGCGGCAGCGATCTGGATCGGTCGCCCGACATATTGGCGCAGTGCCGCGCCCTAGGCATCGAATGGAAGGTGCTTTTCTTGGACTGTGCGGACGACATCCTTTTGCGCCGGTTCAAAGAAACGCGCCGCCCCCATCCATTGGCGGCCGAGCAACCCGATATTTTGAAGGCGATCGAGCTAGAGCGCGACCGTCTCGCTCCGTTGCGCAGCATCTCCAATTTGGTCATCGACACCTCGACTCTATCGCTCCAAAAGTTGCGAGAGATCATGCTCGCTTTTCTCTCGCCGACCAGCGCGCTCCATCCGCTTCGAGCGCGCATCGTCTCGTTTGGCTTCAAGCACGGCTTGCCGCTCGATGCCGATCTGATCTTCGATGTTCGTTTTCTCAGCAACCCGTACTACGAGCCTAAACTCTCGGCGTTAAACGGCACGCACGATTCGGTCGTCAAGTTCGTCATGAAAGACCCGCGCTCGCGGGCGCTCTTGGACAAGTTGATCGATCTTCTGAACTTCACTCTTCCCGAATACGAGCGCGAGGGCAAGGCCTATCTGACCATTGCGGTGGGATGCACAGGCGGCAGGCATCGCTCGGTCGTCATAGCCGATAAACTTAAGAAGCACATCGATGAGCGCGGCTATCCTGTTACGGTCGAACACCGAGACGCCGACATGGACGGACGGTAG